The Haloferax volcanii DS2 DNA segment CTTCGGCACTCCGGACACCGCGAGGGGTAGTTCACGGGGTCGTCGAAGGCGGTGAAGCCGCAGTGTTTGCACTCCGGCGGCGCGACGAGGAACTGTTCGCCGTCCTCTCCGTGGACCGTTCGGGCGACGTGCTGGAGGTGGCCGTACACCGACGACACCGAGACGCCGACGCTCGCGGAGAGTTCGGAGGCTGTCGCGGGGTCGTCGCGGAGGGCGTCGGCGATGCGCTGGCGGGCCGTCGTGTCGGACTCCCGGGCTGTCATATCGCTCGATTGGGAGTCGAAGGGAAAATCCCTTGCGCCGCCGGCGGCCGAGAAATGTCAGCAAGATAGAGAGGATGCAAAAAGGCCTTGTCCACGTGGCTGGACGTGGGGTGTATGAAGGCAGTCGTCCTTGCCGGTGGGTACGCGACGCGTCTGTGGCCGATTACCAAACACCGACCCAAGATGTTCTTACCCGTCGGTGACCAGACGGTCATCGACACCATCTTCGAAGACCTGGAGGCCGACGACCGGGTCTCGGAGGTGTTCGTGAGCACGAACGAGCGTTTCGCCGGCGCGTTCGAGGAGTACATCGACGAGTCGCCGTTCGACAAGCCGACGCTGTCGGTCGAAGACACGAGCGAGGAAGACGAGAAGTTCGGCGTCGTCGGCGCGCTCGCCCAACTCATCGACCGCGAGGAGGTCGACGAGGACCTCGTCGTCATCGCGGGCGACAACCTCATCAGCTTCGACGTGGGCGACTTCGTGGACTTCTTCTACGAGAAAAACGAGCCGTGTCTCGCCGCCTACGACGTGGGTGACAAAGAGCGCGCGAAGGCGTACGGCCTCGTCGAACTCGACGGCGACCGCGTCATCAACTTCCAGGAGAAGCCCGAGGACCCCAAGAGCACGCTCGTCTCCATCGCCTGCTACGCCATCCCGGCGGACGACCTGCCCAAGTTCGACGAGTATCTCTCCGGCGACAACAACCCCGACGAGCCCGGCTGGTTCATGCAGTGGCTCCAACAGACGGGCGACCTGTTCGCCTACACGTTCGACGAGGCGTGGTTCGACATCGGAACGCCCCAGAGCTACCTCGACGCCGTGGGGTGGTATCTCGACGGCGAGAACTTCGTCCACGAGTCGGCGACGCTCACGAACACCGAGGTCGGCACCAACGTCCACGTCATGGCCGACGCGGTGGTCGAAGACTCCGTCCTCGAAGAGTCCGTGGTGTTCCCCGGCGCGGTCATCCGAAACGCGGAGCTCAAGAACTCCATCGTCGACGAGGAGACGCACATCGAGAGCCTCGACCTCTCGAACGCCCTCATCGGGGCGCACTCGCGGTTGACGAACGGGCAGTAACGCGGTCCCGCGGGCCGAACCCGCAACCCGGCCGCGAGTTCTTATCCTGATTCTTCCCCGAGGAACGCGTCGGTGATGCGGAGGCGGCCGTGGGTCCCCTCCCACTCCGTCTCGTACTCCAGTTCGATGGGGCGGTCCATGTGCGGCCCGTCGGTGACGAGCGTCTCGAACTCGCCGCCTTCGCCGAGGATGTGGACGCCGTACCGGTCGTTGAGCGCCGCCAGTTCGTCGAGCGTGTCGGCGTCGAGCGTCCGGCCGAGCCACGACTCGTCGAGGCCGTGAGCCGCGACCTGGATGATGGTGATTTCGAAGCCCGCCTCGAGCATGGCGTCGCCGAGTTCGCGGGGGTTTTCCTGCCACAGCGGGGCGAACAGGTCGATGTCGAGGCGGTCGCACATCGCCTGAATCCGGTCGGTCTGGAACTCGCTTTCGATGGCTCCGGCGGTGACGCCCGCGAGGTCCATCTCGGCTTGGAGGTCCGACAGCGCCGCTTCGAGGGGTTCGAGTTCGGCGTCGCCCTGCGCGCCGGAGTCGGCGGCGGCGGTCGCTTCGAGGTCGCCGGGATGGACTTCGACGAGTTCGATGCCGGTGCTCTCGGCGGCGAGCGCGGCGAGGTCGGTCGCCGGCACGTGGTACATGTACGAGTCGTCGCTGGGGTGGACGGTCAGGAGGCGGGTGACGTTCAACCCCTCTTCGAGCGCGCGGTAGAGCGCCCACGAGGAGTCCTTGCCGCCGGAAAAGAGACTGACCCACTCGGATGTCATGGAGGCGATAGCGCGTTGGAGGAGTTAGGCGCTACGGTGTACACGCCGCGGACTCGTTTCGATAGACCTCCGGACTACATATAGCCCAAATCGCGGAGCCGACCCATCAGGTCCTCTTTGTCCTGCGCGCGCCCCTCGCGTTCCGCGCTCGCGCCGAGGTCCTGCGCCCACGCGGGGCGGTCGTCGGACTTCGCGGACCCGGATTCGGTACCGAGCGAGCGGTAGCCCTCGAAGTACTTCGGCGAGACGGGCAGGTCCGCGGGTTCGACGCCGTCGGGCAGGTCGTCGATGGACGCGGGGACGTGGCCCGCGGGGTAGCCCTCGACCGAGTCGGGGACGATGTACTCCCAGAACGCCGCCCACACGTCGGTCTCCTCGAACTGGAGGATGGGGTGAACGCGGTCGTGTGGCGGGTACTTCTCGGAGTCGTGGCGGGGGCTGAAGAACGTCTCGTCGCCGCGAGACTCCTGTTCGTCCCAGCGGACGCCCGAGAAGACGCCGTCGAAGCCGCGGGCTTCGAGCGTGTCGTTGAGTGCGACGGTTTTCAAGAGGTGGTTGCCCTCGAAGCTGTCGGCGTCGAGGACGACGGTCTCGCCCTCGTGGCCGAGGCGGGCGAGTTCGCGGCGGGTATCGTCGCCGAGGTCCGCGAGGGGAATCTCGTCGCCGGGCGACGCGCCGAGGCGCGCGAACTCCTCGTTGCGGGCGACGACGAGGTCGAGACGCCAGCGGTCGGCCCACTCGCGGACGAACGCCTCGGTCTCGTCGAAATGTTCGAAGTGGTTGATGAAGACGACCGGCGGCACGGGAACGCCCGTGTCGGCAGCGACTTCGCGGACGACGTAAAGGACGAGCGTGGAGTCCTTGCCGCCGGTCCACATGACGGCCGGACGCTCGTCTGTTCGAGCGCGGTCGCGGCCACTGTCGCTGCCTTTTCGAGTTTGTCCGCCAGCGTCGGGTAGTCCGCGGCGGTCGCCTCGCGGCCGTCGTCGTAGTCGAGGTCGAGGTAGTCTGGGAACGTGTGAACCATACAGCAAGACTCGGCCGCGGAGACTATCGCTGTTTCCGCTGTGGGACGGTCGCAGTCGCTCTCGAAGCGGGGGCCGCGAAAAAGGTGGCCGTGACGCGGCGTTCGCGTCAGGCGTCGGC contains these protein-coding regions:
- a CDS encoding diphthine--ammonia ligase, producing MTSEWVSLFSGGKDSSWALYRALEEGLNVTRLLTVHPSDDSYMYHVPATDLAALAAESTGIELVEVHPGDLEATAAADSGAQGDAELEPLEAALSDLQAEMDLAGVTAGAIESEFQTDRIQAMCDRLDIDLFAPLWQENPRELGDAMLEAGFEITIIQVAAHGLDESWLGRTLDADTLDELAALNDRYGVHILGEGGEFETLVTDGPHMDRPIELEYETEWEGTHGRLRITDAFLGEESG
- a CDS encoding transcriptional regulator, which codes for MTARESDTTARQRIADALRDDPATASELSASVGVSVSSVYGHLQHVARTVHGEDGEQFLVAPPECKHCGFTAFDDPVNYPSRCPECRSEGIEEAVFKIE
- a CDS encoding sugar phosphate nucleotidyltransferase codes for the protein MKAVVLAGGYATRLWPITKHRPKMFLPVGDQTVIDTIFEDLEADDRVSEVFVSTNERFAGAFEEYIDESPFDKPTLSVEDTSEEDEKFGVVGALAQLIDREEVDEDLVVIAGDNLISFDVGDFVDFFYEKNEPCLAAYDVGDKERAKAYGLVELDGDRVINFQEKPEDPKSTLVSIACYAIPADDLPKFDEYLSGDNNPDEPGWFMQWLQQTGDLFAYTFDEAWFDIGTPQSYLDAVGWYLDGENFVHESATLTNTEVGTNVHVMADAVVEDSVLEESVVFPGAVIRNAELKNSIVDEETHIESLDLSNALIGAHSRLTNGQ